The Arthrobacter burdickii genomic interval CCGCTGCGGCGCAGGGCGTCGACGGTGCCTTCGAAGCAGACCGTACCGCCCGCCGTCCCGGCACCCGGGCCCAGATCGACGACGTGGTCGGCGATGGCGATCATCTCCGGCTTGTGCTCGACGACGAGCACCGTGTTGCCCTTGTCCCGCAGGCGCAGCAGCAGGTCGTTCATGCGCTGGATGTCGTGCGGGTGCAGGCCGATCGTCGGCTCGTCGAAGACGTAGGTCACGTCGGTCAGCGACGAGCCGAGATGCCGGATCATCTTGGTGCGCTGCGATTCCCCGCCGGACAGCGTGCCTGAGGGCCGGTCGAGGCTGAGGTAGCCGAGGCCGATCTCCACGAACGAGTCGAGGGTCTCCCCCAGCGCCGCCAGCAACGGCGCCACCGACGGCTCATCGAGTTCCCGGACCCAGGCGGCGAGGTCGCTGATCTGCAGGGCACACGCGTCGGCGATACTGATGCCCCGGATCTTCGAGGACCGCGCGGCGTCGCTGAGTCGGGTCCCGTCGCAGTCGGGACACGTCGTGAAGGTGATGGCCCGATCGACGAAGGCACGGATGTGCGGCTGCATCGCCTCGCGGTCCTTCGACAGCATCGACTTCTGGATCTTCGGGACCAGGCCCTCGTAGGTCAGGTTGATGGTGTCGACCTTGATCTTGGTCGGCTCCTTGTACAGCAGGTCGTGGAGCTCCCGCTTCGTGAATTCGCGGATGGGCTTGTCCGGGTCGAAGAACCCGCTCCCGGTGAAGATCCGCCCGTACCAGCCGTCCATGCTGTAGCCGGGGATGGTCAGTGCTCCGCCGTTGAGGGACCGCGTCTCGTCGTACAGCTGCGTGAGGTCGATGTCCGTCACGGAGCCCATGCCCTCGCAGCGCGGGCACATGCCGCCGGTGACGGTGAAGCTGCGGCGTTCCTTGACCGTGGTGCCACCGCGTTCGATCGTGACGGCGCCCGCGCCGCTGAGGGACGCCACGTTGAAGGAATAGGCCTGTGGCGAGCCGATCTGTGGCTGCCCAAGGCGCGAGAAGACGATGCGCAGCATCGCGTTGACGTCGGTGGCGGTGCCGACCGTGGACCGCGGGTTGGCGCCCATGCGTTCCTGGTCGACGATGATCGCCGTCGTCAGTCCCTCGAGGACATCCACCTCGGGCCGCGCGAGGGTGGGCATGAAGCCCTGCAGGAATGCGCTGTACGTCTCGTTGATCATGCGCTGCGACTCGGCGGCGATGGTGTCGAAGACCAGCGAGCTCTTGCCCGACCCCGAGACCCCCGTGAACACCGACAGCCGGCGCTTCGGGATCTCGATCGTGATGTCCTTCAGGTTGTTCTCACGGGCGCCCTGCACCCGGATCAGGTCGTGACTGTCGGCGGGGTGGAACGCTGCCTGCTGGACGTCCGTCGTGGCTGTGCTCATGGTGTCTCCATCCATCGGCTGGCCGCGAGCGCGGCCGACCCCCCGTACCCGTGTGGTGGGCCGTCGCCGAAG includes:
- a CDS encoding excinuclease ABC subunit UvrA; its protein translation is MSTATTDVQQAAFHPADSHDLIRVQGARENNLKDITIEIPKRRLSVFTGVSGSGKSSLVFDTIAAESQRMINETYSAFLQGFMPTLARPEVDVLEGLTTAIIVDQERMGANPRSTVGTATDVNAMLRIVFSRLGQPQIGSPQAYSFNVASLSGAGAVTIERGGTTVKERRSFTVTGGMCPRCEGMGSVTDIDLTQLYDETRSLNGGALTIPGYSMDGWYGRIFTGSGFFDPDKPIREFTKRELHDLLYKEPTKIKVDTINLTYEGLVPKIQKSMLSKDREAMQPHIRAFVDRAITFTTCPDCDGTRLSDAARSSKIRGISIADACALQISDLAAWVRELDEPSVAPLLAALGETLDSFVEIGLGYLSLDRPSGTLSGGESQRTKMIRHLGSSLTDVTYVFDEPTIGLHPHDIQRMNDLLLRLRDKGNTVLVVEHKPEMIAIADHVVDLGPGAGTAGGTVCFEGTVDALRRSGTLTGRHLDDRAALKKTVRRSPRSLEIRGATSHNVQNVDVDIPLGVLCVVTGVAGSGKSSLIHSSVSGRDGVVAIDQTAIKGSRRSNPATYTGMLEPIRKAFAKANGVKPALFSANSEGACPTCNGAGVVFMDLAMMAGVATTCEVCGGKRFQSEVLEYKLGGRDISEVLSLPVADAAEFFRTGDAKVPAAHAILTRLSDVGLGYLTIGQALSTLSGGERQRLKLATHMGEKGDIYILDEPTAGLHLADVENLLGLLDRLVDAGKSVLVIEHHQAVMAHADWIIDIGPGAGHDGGTIVFEGTPADLVASRSTLTGRHLAEYVGA